Proteins found in one Salvelinus alpinus chromosome 11, SLU_Salpinus.1, whole genome shotgun sequence genomic segment:
- the LOC139534424 gene encoding ubiquitin-like protein NEDD8 translates to MLIKVKTLTGKEIEIDIEPTDKVERIKERVEEKEGIPPQQQRLIYSGKQMNDEKTAADYKIQGGSVLHLVLALRGGEVLHCPTSLLLAL, encoded by the exons ATGTTGATTAAAGTCAAG ACACTCACTGGGAAAGAAATTGAGATTGACATAGAGCCCACAGACAAG GTGGAGAGGATTAAAGAGcgagtggaggagaaagaggggattCCGCCTCAGCAGCAGAGGTTGATCTACAGTGGGAAACAAAT GAACGATGAGAAGACAGCAGCAGACTACAAGATCCAGGGAGGCTCCGTACTACACCTGGTCCTTGCGCTAAGAGGAGGGGAGGTCCTCCACTGTCCCACGAGCCTCCTGCTTGCCTTGTAA
- the LOC139534422 gene encoding GMP reductase 2-like, with protein MPRIENDIKLDFKDVLLRPKRSTLKSRSEVDLMRSYTFRNSKGSYRGIPIVAANMDTVGTFEMALALSKFTLFTAIHKHYSVDDWKEFATKNPECVPSMAVSTGTGEGDFDRLGEITAAVPQLQYICVDVANGYSEHFVHFVKDVRQKYPTHTIMAGNVVTGEMVEELILAGADIIKVGIGPGSVCTTRKKTGVGYPQLSAVIECADAAHGLGGHIISDGGCTCPGDVSKAFGAGADFVMLGGMLAGHSESGGEVIEKNGKKYKLFYGMSSDTAMKRHAGGVAEYRASEGKTVEVVYKGPVDETIRDVLGGVRSTCTYVGAGKLKELSRRTTFIRVTQQLNTVFGNDN; from the exons ATGCCTCGCATTGAGAATGACATCAAGTTGGACTTCAAGGACGTACTTCTCCGTCCGAAACGAAGCACACTCAAGTCCCGTAGTGAG GTGGACCTGATGAGAAGTTACACCTTCAGGAACTCCAAGGGAAGCTACAGAGGAATCCCCATTGTTGCAGCCAACATGGACACCGTCGGCACTTTCGAGATGGCTCTGGCTTTGTCCAAG TTCACACTCTTCACTGCCATTCACAAGCACTATTCAGTAGATGACTGGAAGGAGTTTGCAACAAAGAATCCAGAATGTGTACCG AGTATGGCAGTCAGCACAGGGACAGGTGAAGGGGACTTTGACAGGCTGGGTGAGATCACAGCCGCTGTGCCTCAGCTCCAGTACATCTGTGTGGATGTGGCCAATGGCTACTCTGAGCACTTTGTCCACTTTGTTAAAGATGTGCGTCAGAAGTACCCGACACACACCATCATG GCGGGGAATGTGGTTACTGGGGAGATGGTGGAGGAGCTGATCCTCGCTGGCGCTGACATCATCAAAGTGGGCATCGGACCAG gctcTGTGTGCACCACCCGTAAGAAAACAGGGGTGGGTTATCCCCAGCTGAGCGCTGTGATAGAGTGTGCCGAtgctgctcacggcctgggcggACACATCATCTCT GATGGTGGATGCACTTGCCCTGGTGACGTTTCCAAGGCTTTTG GTGCCGGGGCGGACTTTGTGATGCTGGGCGGGATGCTGGCCGGCCACTCAGAGAGCGGGGGCGAGGTCATCGAGAAGAACGGGAAGAAGTACAAGCTGTTCTACGGCATGAGCTCCGACACGGCCATGAAGAGACACGCCGGGGGTGTGGCCGAGTACAG GGCATCTGAAGGGAAGACGGTAGAGGTAGTCTACAAGGGTCCTGTGGACGAGACCATACGGGATGTCCTGGGCGGGGTACGCTCCACCTGCACCTACGTGGGCGCAGGGAAGCTCAAGGAGCTCAGCCGCAGGACCACCTTCATCAGGGTCACCCAGCAGCTCAACACCGTCTTTGGGAACGATAACTAG